A single Ketogulonicigenium vulgare WSH-001 DNA region contains:
- a CDS encoding Z1 domain-containing protein yields MSISNQKAFDSILSMAQNMLRLAAERAQSPVTPEMIEKELTKLAIMMEDDFALVDRDALVDELIRRSSRTVGENATLSSGEDHIAWLDAERKKGWTYWQRYSEYMEARIPWTALDALDVATDEVLSQLEDPTREGAWDRRGLVVGHVQSGKTGNYTGLICKAADAGYKIIIVLAGLHNNLRAQTQIRLDEGFLGFATIADSDELPAVGVGLIDKDMSVRPNAATNRSDKGDFNTAVAAKMNISPEQRPWLFVVKKNKTVLERLLHWIRNRVANHVDPETGRKLVTNLPLLVIDDESDHGSVDTGEDVVDEFGNPDLEHEPKTINRLIRSILHHFSRKAYVGYTATPFANIFIHDRGETQEHGPDLFPAAFITSLAAPSNYVGPGRVFGSASSTPEDLPLVRPLSDDEFQPWMPPRHKNGYQPRWQGEDRVPDSLAEAIRSFVYACAVRKLRGQGSKHSSMLIHVTRFTSVQNAVVNQVAEYVRDMKGRYTRGIELADLEASMRKEYEKTFLPGMQGIRSALVEGETLEDFSWADIRAVLPDVLSDIRVREINGTARDALDYAENDGTGLKVIAIGGDKLARGLTLEGLCTSYFLRTARMYDTLMQMGRWFGYRDGYLDVCRLYTSQEMVEWFGHIADAAEELRQEFDNMVAAGATPKQFGLRVKSHSVLTVTSRAKMRNARAMQLTYSGDLLQTIVFPNRKDDITANFNATDRFISALGPSTDLNDQHFVPQGQKWNGHLWRDVPALSVISFLRDYRTHPASFRIMSPLIADFIEEMNKDSELTSWTVALIGKDTGPDDKYRTVGGASVNMLKRRRTTEHADRYSIKTLISPRDQAIDLTEAEWKAALDLSQKTWRNDTDRNEGKEPPSDPRGPQIRHVLGEGAAEAGIPARRERGLLMLYLLDPEGAGVDELKDADPVVAWAISFPSSTSERRVSNSRYIANSVLWGGLNEWVD; encoded by the coding sequence ATGAGTATTTCGAACCAGAAGGCCTTCGATTCAATCCTTTCCATGGCCCAGAACATGCTCCGCCTCGCAGCGGAGCGCGCTCAGAGCCCTGTCACGCCGGAAATGATCGAGAAGGAGCTGACCAAGCTCGCGATCATGATGGAGGACGATTTTGCCCTCGTCGACCGCGATGCGCTCGTTGACGAACTGATCCGCCGATCAAGCCGCACCGTGGGTGAGAACGCTACTCTCTCGAGCGGTGAGGACCATATCGCGTGGCTCGATGCAGAAAGGAAGAAGGGCTGGACCTACTGGCAGCGCTACTCCGAGTACATGGAAGCGCGCATCCCGTGGACGGCCCTCGACGCCCTCGACGTCGCCACGGATGAAGTCCTTTCACAGCTCGAGGACCCGACCCGGGAAGGCGCATGGGATCGTCGAGGACTGGTCGTGGGCCACGTTCAGTCGGGAAAGACCGGCAACTACACCGGACTGATCTGCAAGGCCGCCGACGCCGGTTACAAGATCATCATCGTGCTGGCCGGCCTCCACAACAACCTGAGAGCCCAGACACAGATCCGCCTCGACGAGGGGTTCCTGGGTTTTGCCACCATCGCTGACTCTGACGAGCTCCCTGCAGTCGGGGTGGGACTGATCGACAAGGACATGTCTGTCCGTCCCAACGCTGCAACAAATCGGAGCGACAAGGGCGACTTCAACACGGCCGTTGCGGCGAAGATGAACATCAGCCCGGAACAGCGACCGTGGTTGTTCGTGGTCAAGAAAAACAAGACGGTGCTCGAGCGCCTGCTGCACTGGATCCGGAACCGTGTCGCCAATCACGTCGACCCCGAAACCGGTCGCAAGCTCGTCACCAACCTGCCTCTCCTAGTGATCGATGACGAGTCCGACCATGGATCGGTCGATACGGGTGAAGACGTCGTGGACGAGTTTGGCAACCCGGATCTCGAACATGAACCCAAGACCATCAACAGGTTGATCCGGTCGATCCTCCACCACTTCTCGCGGAAGGCTTATGTCGGCTACACGGCGACGCCCTTTGCGAACATCTTCATTCATGACCGCGGGGAGACACAGGAGCACGGACCGGACCTCTTCCCGGCAGCCTTCATCACCAGCCTTGCGGCACCTTCGAACTATGTCGGGCCGGGTCGTGTCTTCGGATCGGCTTCCAGCACGCCCGAAGACCTGCCTCTGGTGCGCCCGCTCTCGGATGACGAGTTTCAACCATGGATGCCGCCACGACACAAGAACGGCTACCAGCCGCGATGGCAGGGAGAGGACCGTGTGCCGGACTCGCTCGCAGAAGCGATCCGCTCCTTCGTCTATGCCTGTGCAGTGAGGAAGCTGCGCGGACAGGGCAGCAAGCATTCCTCGATGCTAATCCACGTTACCCGCTTCACCTCGGTGCAGAACGCTGTCGTCAATCAGGTCGCAGAGTACGTGCGGGATATGAAGGGCCGCTACACCCGCGGCATCGAGCTTGCGGACCTCGAGGCGTCCATGCGCAAGGAATATGAAAAGACCTTCCTGCCAGGCATGCAGGGAATCCGCTCTGCCCTCGTCGAGGGCGAAACGCTGGAGGACTTTTCGTGGGCGGACATTCGTGCCGTCCTCCCCGACGTCCTGTCCGACATTCGCGTGCGCGAGATCAACGGCACGGCGAGGGATGCACTCGATTATGCTGAGAACGATGGCACCGGCCTGAAGGTGATTGCCATCGGCGGCGACAAGTTGGCGCGTGGTCTGACGCTCGAAGGTCTCTGCACGAGCTACTTCCTGCGAACCGCACGCATGTACGACACGCTCATGCAGATGGGGCGGTGGTTCGGCTACCGCGACGGCTACCTCGATGTCTGCCGCCTCTACACATCACAGGAAATGGTGGAATGGTTCGGCCATATCGCCGACGCCGCCGAAGAGTTGCGTCAGGAGTTCGACAACATGGTCGCGGCCGGCGCCACGCCAAAACAGTTCGGTCTGCGGGTGAAATCGCACTCCGTGCTGACCGTGACCTCGCGGGCCAAGATGAGGAACGCTCGCGCTATGCAGCTGACCTATTCGGGCGATCTTCTGCAGACCATCGTGTTTCCCAACCGCAAGGACGACATCACTGCAAACTTCAATGCCACGGATCGTTTCATCAGCGCACTCGGTCCATCGACGGATTTGAACGATCAGCATTTCGTTCCACAAGGTCAGAAGTGGAACGGTCACCTCTGGCGAGATGTACCCGCCCTGAGCGTCATCTCGTTCCTAAGGGATTACAGGACCCACCCTGCCAGTTTCCGGATCATGAGTCCGCTGATTGCGGACTTCATCGAGGAGATGAACAAGGATAGCGAGCTCACAAGCTGGACGGTTGCGCTTATCGGAAAAGACACAGGCCCGGACGACAAATACCGCACGGTCGGCGGTGCTTCGGTAAATATGCTGAAGCGGAGGAGAACGACAGAACATGCAGACCGTTACTCGATAAAGACCCTGATCTCGCCTCGCGATCAGGCCATCGATCTGACCGAGGCGGAATGGAAGGCAGCGCTCGATCTCAGCCAGAAGACCTGGCGCAACGACACGGATCGAAACGAAGGCAAGGAGCCACCGTCCGATCCGAGAGGTCCGCAGATCCGTCACGTACTCGGAGAAGGCGCCGCCGAAGCGGGAATTCCGGCTCGCCGGGAACGCGGCCTGCTCATGCTCTATCTGCTCGATCCCGAGGGTGCGGGTGTCGATGAGTTGAAGGATGCCGATCCCGTCGTCGCCTGGGCAATCAGTTTTCCGTCAAGCACTTCCGAGAGAAGGGTCTCCAACTCGAGGTACATCGCCAACAGCGTACTGTGGGGAGGCCTCAATGAGTGGGTGGACTGA
- a CDS encoding PD-(D/E)XK motif protein has protein sequence MSGWTEDGLARAWRALARQEAGEDWRFVHLTGIGTVSVEAGCHFPLGREALIVAFPGSWPVNPARLPEGKGFDVSCIEGQTVFAGKTAIALVRRPEGSPDIFAIMVVDVLRTLETTADTANRDVMEAFLERVMEWQAFMARTHRPLSSDAQIGLLGELWLLRLLTDTSLGAGALGCWQGPLRAAQDFHVRGGAIEVKSTVRTGSFLARINSIEQLDGDRAPIFLCAFRFEENTDGISLVDLVSELRERFRLAGIQRGFEALLMVMGYLEEHSPLYSRTLTLKDASTFRSEGDMRRLTRASLPAAIRSAAYVLDLDALEVPSIGIPELINEFGLD, from the coding sequence ATGAGTGGGTGGACTGAAGACGGGCTCGCACGTGCGTGGCGAGCGCTCGCGCGCCAGGAAGCCGGAGAAGACTGGCGATTTGTCCATCTCACCGGAATAGGCACTGTCTCGGTCGAGGCGGGTTGTCACTTTCCCCTCGGGCGGGAAGCGCTGATCGTCGCCTTTCCTGGATCATGGCCAGTCAATCCGGCACGGCTGCCCGAAGGCAAGGGCTTCGACGTTTCATGCATCGAAGGTCAGACTGTCTTTGCCGGGAAGACCGCCATCGCCCTCGTGAGGCGGCCTGAGGGGTCACCGGATATCTTCGCCATCATGGTTGTCGATGTCTTGAGGACGCTGGAGACCACAGCCGACACCGCGAATCGCGACGTGATGGAGGCCTTCCTCGAACGTGTCATGGAGTGGCAGGCGTTCATGGCTCGAACGCACCGTCCACTCTCGTCCGATGCGCAGATCGGCCTGCTCGGTGAGCTGTGGCTGCTCAGGCTGCTCACGGACACTTCCCTCGGAGCCGGTGCTCTCGGCTGCTGGCAGGGACCGTTGCGGGCGGCGCAGGACTTCCACGTTCGAGGTGGCGCGATAGAGGTGAAGAGCACGGTTCGGACCGGCAGCTTCCTTGCGCGGATCAACAGCATCGAGCAGCTGGACGGTGACAGGGCTCCCATCTTCCTCTGCGCCTTCCGCTTCGAGGAAAACACGGACGGGATCTCGCTTGTCGATCTCGTGTCTGAACTCCGCGAGAGGTTTAGACTGGCCGGAATTCAGCGCGGCTTCGAGGCGTTGCTCATGGTGATGGGGTACCTCGAAGAGCATTCACCGCTCTACAGCCGAACGCTGACATTGAAGGATGCAAGCACATTCCGCTCGGAAGGTGACATGCGGCGCCTTACGCGTGCCTCCCTGCCAGCCGCCATCCGTTCGGCCGCCTATGTACTCGACCTCGATGCCTTGGAAGTCCCCTCTATTGGGATTCCGGAGCTGATCAACGAATTTGGACTTGACTGA
- a CDS encoding AIPR family protein — protein sequence MSLEEFHRNFRSDLQTIIAERVEAGEGPFPSDELVFAEMVMEHVAETGICEAPTVCHWSGKVGNAKLRITGYALSSDETALDLFVTHYFGTEELNDLRDSDATATAGEGVRFLFRAASGNLDAKIDPTHPVRDLVATIRSRWGDIDRLRVFVITDGKTKTKRFSNKEVHQKMVAVEAMDMERLFRHTEGKPRDELAVSFVQSIGRALPCVHVPDPDADYEYALTAIPGQLIRDLYLRYGTTLLEANIRTFLGNKRAVNKGIVETLRKEPEHFLAFNNGLVLVCDEAAFERTEDGNLGLSFLKGLQIVNGGQTTSTIYFSSRDDRTIDLSHVMVPAKIIILKGSQDEARERLISNVSRYANSQNAVKMSDLSANRPFHRELEKLANDTWCPDGATRWFYERAAGAYNVMLLREGTTPAKRRNLKEMVPPKRKLTKNDIAKYHEAWRGKPNQVAMAGEKNFAAFMAALDDDPTIVPSPLDARWYRAMIAKVILFKAIESMIKTKEAKEVFRQGWVNIATYVVSVVADRLGDRLDLEQIWMRQGISGGLRDLLWDWAVVVNAEFNRIAPGQQISEVAKRADTWAKVRAADYSPHSLSIPEIKQ from the coding sequence ATGAGCCTTGAAGAATTTCACCGCAACTTTCGTTCCGACCTGCAGACCATCATCGCCGAGCGCGTAGAGGCTGGCGAAGGCCCCTTTCCTTCGGATGAGCTCGTCTTTGCGGAAATGGTCATGGAGCATGTCGCAGAAACCGGGATCTGCGAGGCCCCAACCGTTTGCCACTGGAGCGGCAAGGTCGGCAACGCAAAACTTCGCATTACGGGCTATGCGCTCAGCTCCGATGAAACGGCTCTCGACCTGTTCGTGACCCACTATTTCGGGACTGAGGAACTGAACGATCTCAGGGACTCGGATGCCACCGCAACTGCAGGCGAAGGCGTTCGCTTTCTCTTTCGTGCGGCAAGCGGCAACCTCGACGCAAAGATCGATCCGACCCATCCGGTCAGGGACCTGGTCGCAACCATTCGTTCTCGCTGGGGCGACATTGACCGACTTCGTGTGTTCGTCATCACCGATGGCAAGACCAAGACCAAACGGTTCTCGAACAAGGAGGTTCACCAGAAGATGGTGGCCGTTGAGGCCATGGATATGGAGAGGCTGTTCCGCCACACCGAGGGCAAGCCGCGAGACGAGCTGGCCGTGAGTTTCGTCCAGTCGATCGGTCGGGCGCTCCCCTGCGTCCACGTCCCGGACCCTGATGCAGACTACGAGTATGCCCTTACTGCCATTCCCGGGCAGCTCATCCGGGATCTTTATCTGCGCTACGGGACGACGCTGCTCGAAGCCAACATCCGCACCTTCCTGGGGAACAAGCGCGCGGTCAACAAGGGCATCGTCGAAACGCTGCGAAAGGAACCGGAGCACTTTCTTGCCTTCAACAATGGCCTCGTTCTTGTCTGCGACGAAGCGGCGTTCGAGCGGACTGAGGACGGAAATCTGGGCCTGTCGTTCCTGAAGGGCCTGCAGATCGTGAACGGCGGGCAGACCACCTCGACCATCTACTTCTCTTCGCGCGACGATCGCACCATTGATCTCAGCCATGTCATGGTCCCTGCAAAGATCATCATCCTCAAGGGATCGCAGGACGAGGCACGCGAGCGACTGATCAGCAACGTCTCCCGCTATGCGAACAGCCAGAACGCGGTGAAGATGTCCGACCTGTCGGCAAACCGCCCGTTCCATCGAGAGCTTGAAAAACTTGCAAACGACACGTGGTGCCCGGACGGCGCAACGCGATGGTTCTACGAGCGCGCGGCTGGCGCCTACAACGTCATGCTGCTGAGGGAAGGTACCACGCCCGCGAAGAGGCGAAACCTCAAGGAGATGGTCCCGCCGAAACGCAAGCTGACCAAGAACGACATCGCGAAGTACCATGAAGCGTGGCGCGGCAAGCCGAACCAGGTCGCAATGGCTGGCGAGAAGAACTTCGCTGCCTTCATGGCTGCACTCGATGATGATCCGACCATTGTCCCGAGCCCGCTCGATGCCCGCTGGTATCGGGCGATGATCGCCAAGGTCATTCTGTTCAAGGCGATCGAGAGCATGATCAAGACGAAGGAGGCGAAAGAGGTGTTCCGCCAGGGATGGGTGAACATCGCAACCTACGTCGTGTCGGTGGTCGCGGATCGACTCGGCGACAGGCTGGACCTCGAGCAGATCTGGATGCGACAGGGGATTTCTGGCGGTCTGCGCGACCTGCTCTGGGACTGGGCCGTGGTCGTGAATGCCGAGTTCAACAGGATTGCCCCGGGCCAGCAGATTTCGGAAGTGGCGAAGCGTGCGGACACGTGGGCTAAAGTCAGAGCGGCGGACTACTCGCCTCATTCCTTGTCTATTCCTGAAATCAAGCAATAG
- a CDS encoding HNH endonuclease: protein MEKVRDIGETRKRSDDMILVAYFLSRCTDFSDGKVPRPPTSLGVDSWNGAYDLFFDALSDGRSQQQFRHTLRNTRDIFDSLFDNGRKGWSDGQKRGSELSERDRAVHEHWIRNGDEDLFCKVREFLVEQVRHRNPDWTRDELIIALDYHLNHRNFDPRPQSEEVGELARRIAKVGAALGLIEHGSLLRTPDAIAMKLRNFSSFDPQYTDNGRKGLTNGNRLEVELWEEFSGLPDELARVANGILELIDTSNAEILAFDAPEFEASEGRILTRVHVSRERNSTLVKKKKGAALRKHGCLACEVCGFDFLQTYGERGREFIECHHTLPISLLGEHGKTSLSDLALVCSNCHRMIHAQRPWWSIDDARAALIRVNRSRSQG from the coding sequence ATGGAAAAAGTTCGAGACATCGGCGAGACACGGAAACGCTCCGACGACATGATCCTGGTCGCGTACTTCCTTTCGCGTTGTACAGACTTTTCCGATGGCAAGGTGCCGAGGCCGCCTACATCACTGGGCGTCGATAGTTGGAATGGTGCGTACGACCTGTTCTTTGACGCGCTTTCGGACGGTCGCTCTCAACAGCAGTTTCGCCATACACTCAGGAATACGCGCGACATCTTTGATTCCCTTTTTGACAATGGTCGAAAGGGTTGGTCGGATGGTCAGAAGCGAGGGTCAGAGCTCAGCGAACGAGACCGCGCAGTTCACGAACACTGGATACGGAACGGCGATGAAGATCTGTTCTGCAAGGTTCGTGAGTTTCTTGTAGAGCAGGTTCGACACCGAAATCCAGATTGGACCCGTGACGAGCTAATCATTGCACTCGACTATCATCTGAATCATCGTAATTTTGATCCTCGGCCCCAATCTGAGGAAGTCGGTGAACTCGCTCGGCGTATCGCGAAAGTTGGTGCAGCCTTGGGTTTGATAGAACACGGATCGCTTTTGCGAACGCCAGACGCAATCGCCATGAAGTTACGAAACTTCAGTTCTTTCGATCCCCAATATACCGATAACGGCAGAAAGGGGCTAACCAATGGCAACAGGCTTGAAGTCGAGCTTTGGGAGGAGTTTTCGGGACTTCCGGACGAATTGGCGCGGGTTGCAAATGGGATCTTGGAGTTAATCGACACCAGTAATGCGGAGATCTTGGCTTTCGACGCCCCCGAATTCGAAGCGTCAGAAGGTCGAATACTGACCCGAGTTCATGTTTCCCGGGAGCGAAACAGTACACTCGTGAAGAAAAAGAAGGGCGCGGCGCTGCGAAAGCATGGCTGTCTTGCCTGTGAGGTCTGCGGCTTCGATTTTTTGCAGACTTACGGAGAGAGGGGCCGGGAATTCATCGAATGCCACCACACCTTGCCGATTTCATTGCTCGGTGAGCACGGAAAGACCAGCTTGAGCGACCTTGCCTTGGTCTGTTCAAACTGCCACCGCATGATACATGCGCAACGCCCTTGGTGGTCAATTGACGATGCAAGAGCAGCTCTGATCAGAGTCAACCGATCAAGAAGTCAGGGCTGA
- a CDS encoding DNA cytosine methyltransferase, with protein MPSTFGIVDLFAGPGGLGEGFASFVEDGHAPFRIGISVEKEASAHRTLTLRAFLREYRARHGVLPKEFIDFHAGLASEPDWSAVDAEAWQHAIDEARALELGTGTAATAIDGAIATLKAKYDDTILIGGPPCQAYSLVGRVRSRGKVGYVPEEDARHYLFREYIRVLDKLRPAAFVMENVKGMLSSTVESRLVFEMLIEDLSSLGTGHAHHYELRAVRVEDGKASLQEAAQPSDFIVRAEAFGVPQRRHRVIIVGIRSDLAGRAADAEIAVSGMARTVRDVIETMPALRSGISRGRDDAAAWRGEVLDAAKLLAGISKGKEKRALREAFLTVSEQVRENPPIVRAASRLPDGYGTSSDELLQWIERPELRAIAQHETRGHMASDLGRYLFAAVFGTVHGYSPKAADFPLVLSPDHRNWHSGVFNDRFRVQLADEASTTVTSHISKDGHYFIHPDPIQCRSLTVREAARLQTFPDDYLFLGNRTQQYVQVGNAVPPLLARQIAKLLLSALTS; from the coding sequence TTGCCCTCCACTTTCGGCATTGTCGATCTGTTTGCCGGTCCAGGTGGCCTTGGCGAGGGATTCGCGTCCTTCGTCGAGGACGGCCATGCGCCGTTCCGGATCGGCATCTCGGTCGAGAAGGAGGCGTCGGCCCATCGGACCCTGACACTGCGTGCCTTTCTGCGCGAGTATCGTGCACGTCATGGCGTCTTGCCGAAAGAGTTCATCGATTTCCATGCCGGGCTGGCATCCGAACCGGACTGGTCAGCCGTCGATGCCGAAGCGTGGCAACATGCCATCGACGAAGCTCGCGCGCTCGAGCTCGGCACCGGGACTGCGGCGACCGCCATAGATGGCGCCATCGCGACGCTGAAAGCAAAGTACGACGACACGATCCTGATCGGCGGCCCGCCATGTCAGGCCTATTCCCTGGTGGGACGCGTTCGCTCCAGAGGCAAGGTCGGTTACGTCCCGGAGGAGGATGCGCGGCACTACCTCTTTCGCGAGTACATCCGGGTCCTCGACAAGCTTCGGCCGGCCGCCTTCGTGATGGAAAACGTGAAGGGCATGCTTTCGTCCACCGTCGAGAGCCGACTTGTCTTCGAGATGCTGATTGAGGATCTGTCCTCGCTCGGCACGGGCCATGCCCATCACTACGAACTTCGTGCCGTCCGGGTCGAGGATGGCAAGGCCAGCCTGCAGGAGGCGGCACAGCCCTCGGATTTCATCGTGCGCGCCGAGGCGTTTGGTGTTCCGCAGCGTCGTCACAGGGTGATCATCGTCGGGATCCGTTCGGACCTCGCAGGACGGGCCGCCGATGCGGAGATCGCTGTGTCCGGGATGGCGAGGACCGTCCGCGATGTCATCGAAACGATGCCCGCCTTGCGAAGCGGTATCAGCCGCGGGCGCGACGACGCGGCTGCCTGGCGCGGAGAGGTCCTCGACGCCGCAAAGCTGCTGGCCGGCATCTCCAAGGGGAAGGAGAAACGTGCGCTCCGCGAAGCTTTCCTGACCGTTTCAGAGCAAGTGAGGGAAAACCCGCCTATCGTTCGGGCTGCGTCACGGCTGCCAGACGGCTACGGCACTTCAAGCGATGAGTTGCTGCAGTGGATCGAGCGACCGGAACTTCGCGCGATCGCGCAGCACGAGACGCGCGGGCACATGGCGTCGGATCTGGGCCGCTATCTGTTTGCTGCCGTGTTCGGGACCGTCCATGGCTACAGCCCGAAGGCCGCCGATTTTCCTCTGGTGCTCAGCCCCGATCACCGGAACTGGCACAGCGGTGTGTTCAATGACCGCTTTCGGGTTCAGCTGGCGGACGAGGCATCGACCACGGTTACGAGCCACATCTCGAAGGATGGCCACTACTTCATTCACCCCGATCCCATCCAGTGCCGGAGCCTGACGGTTCGCGAAGCTGCTCGTCTGCAGACCTTTCCCGACGATTACCTGTTTCTCGGCAACCGCACGCAGCAGTATGTCCAGGTCGGAAACGCAGTGCCGCCGCTTCTCGCGCGTCAGATTGCGAAATTGCTCCTTTCAGCCCTGACTTCTTGA
- a CDS encoding very short patch repair endonuclease, giving the protein MTDIVDQETRSRMMSGIRGKNTKPEMALRRALHARGFRFRLHSSKVHGRPDLVLPKHRAVVFVHGCFWHRHEGCRYATVPATRPEFWRAKFDANTARDSAVRTRLLEDGWRVATVWECALRKPEQVEASAKLLSAWLLSDEDQIEIGAEGVQSS; this is encoded by the coding sequence ATGACCGATATCGTGGACCAGGAGACCCGTTCCCGAATGATGTCGGGAATACGGGGCAAGAACACGAAACCCGAGATGGCTCTCAGGCGGGCATTGCACGCGCGCGGCTTTCGCTTCCGGCTTCATTCCAGCAAGGTTCACGGGCGGCCAGACCTCGTTCTTCCGAAGCACCGCGCCGTGGTCTTCGTGCACGGCTGCTTCTGGCACCGACACGAGGGGTGCCGCTACGCGACCGTACCGGCAACCCGGCCGGAGTTCTGGCGGGCGAAGTTCGATGCGAACACCGCTCGAGACAGCGCCGTTCGCACAAGACTCCTCGAAGACGGGTGGCGCGTGGCGACGGTATGGGAGTGCGCCCTGCGGAAGCCGGAACAGGTGGAAGCCTCGGCCAAACTCCTGTCCGCCTGGCTGCTGTCCGACGAAGATCAGATCGAGATCGGCGCGGAAGGTGTGCAGTCCTCCTGA
- a CDS encoding DUF2793 domain-containing protein yields MSDATTHLLLPYILAAQAQKHVSHNEALRILDGLVQLSVLDRDPTAPPGSPADGDRYIVASGATGDWAGWDLNIALWTDGAWLRLPPRTGWRTWVEDEGLLLVYDGAGWVGTTPASLQNMALLGLGTTADASNPFSAKLNAALWTARTVAEGGTGDLFYTMNKEAAGDDLGLTLQTGFVTKALLGLFGSDRFRLAVSPDGSTFSDGLIVDNATGIVDQPRLPRFKAWTNYDNYVGVGTWTKIGINNTDINDQSAFDAANNYFVAPVDGTYLFGATLLYKVNASTTARMRGRLVLNGSTEIRGSFGESSATHVTLATAIWLQTMMPLTAGDTVELQGYFRVADGYFAADHTSFWGCKVG; encoded by the coding sequence ATGTCCGACGCCACGACACATCTCCTGCTGCCCTACATCCTTGCAGCACAGGCCCAGAAGCACGTCAGCCATAACGAGGCGCTGCGGATCCTCGACGGGCTCGTGCAGCTCTCCGTCCTCGACCGGGACCCAACCGCACCGCCGGGAAGCCCCGCCGATGGCGACCGCTACATCGTCGCTTCGGGTGCCACTGGCGACTGGGCAGGCTGGGATCTGAACATCGCGCTCTGGACCGACGGCGCCTGGCTGCGGCTGCCGCCCCGGACCGGCTGGCGGACATGGGTCGAGGACGAGGGCCTGCTGCTGGTCTATGACGGCGCGGGCTGGGTCGGCACCACGCCCGCGTCGCTGCAAAACATGGCGCTGCTCGGGCTGGGGACGACGGCCGATGCGTCGAACCCGTTCTCGGCCAAGCTGAACGCCGCGCTCTGGACCGCCAGGACCGTGGCCGAGGGCGGCACGGGCGATCTGTTCTACACCATGAACAAGGAGGCCGCGGGCGACGATCTCGGGCTCACCTTGCAGACCGGCTTCGTGACGAAGGCTCTGCTCGGCCTCTTCGGATCGGATAGGTTCCGCCTCGCGGTCTCGCCCGACGGCAGCACCTTCTCCGACGGGCTGATCGTCGACAACGCCACCGGCATCGTCGACCAGCCCCGGCTGCCGCGGTTCAAGGCCTGGACCAACTACGACAACTACGTCGGCGTCGGGACTTGGACGAAGATCGGTATCAACAACACCGACATCAACGATCAGAGCGCGTTCGACGCCGCGAACAACTACTTCGTGGCCCCTGTCGACGGCACCTACCTCTTCGGCGCGACGCTGCTCTACAAGGTCAACGCCAGCACCACGGCGCGCATGCGCGGGCGGCTCGTGCTGAACGGCTCGACCGAAATCCGGGGATCGTTCGGGGAGAGTTCAGCCACCCACGTCACGCTCGCCACCGCCATCTGGCTGCAGACCATGATGCCGCTGACCGCAGGCGATACCGTCGAGCTGCAGGGGTATTTCCGGGTCGCGGACGGGTATTTCGCTGCCGATCACACGTCCTTCTGGGGATGCAAGGTTGGCTGA
- a CDS encoding DUF2924 domain-containing protein, which translates to MNKPDPIPARLAALKTMPTSDLKQQWCELFDSEPPPFNRRYLESRLAYRIQELAYGGLKPETIRRLERLGEELDGGDKKKRGMRLDRDRPITGTRLLREWQGVEYIVTVTADGFEWQGRPYKSLSAIARAITGTRWNGWVFFGLRNHRGRT; encoded by the coding sequence ATGAACAAGCCCGATCCCATCCCCGCGCGCCTGGCCGCGCTGAAAACCATGCCGACGTCAGACCTGAAGCAACAGTGGTGCGAGTTGTTCGACAGCGAACCGCCGCCGTTCAACCGGCGCTACCTTGAAAGCCGCTTGGCCTACCGCATCCAGGAACTCGCCTATGGCGGCCTGAAGCCGGAGACCATCCGACGTTTGGAGCGGCTGGGCGAGGAACTTGACGGTGGGGACAAGAAGAAGCGCGGCATGCGCCTCGACCGCGACCGTCCCATCACTGGCACGCGCCTCCTGCGCGAATGGCAGGGTGTCGAATATATCGTCACGGTCACGGCCGATGGCTTCGAGTGGCAGGGGCGACCCTACAAGTCGCTTTCGGCCATCGCGCGGGCCATCACCGGCACGCGCTGGAACGGCTGGGTGTTCTTCGGACTCAGGAATCACAGGGGGCGGACATGA